The Zonotrichia albicollis isolate bZonAlb1 chromosome 23, bZonAlb1.hap1, whole genome shotgun sequence genome contains the following window.
gcctgacacaGGGCtcattgcagctgctgcccagcggGGTGggcccacagggctggcagggctggcatcgAGTGTAGCAGGACATGGCTTGGGGCTGCAGGTGCACCTGGGAGAGAGGGAACAGAGGAGCAGAACGTGAGGGGAGTTTGAAGAGCAGCCTCACCACACCAGGAGGGAGATCCTTTCTCTCAGCCCCTATGAGCACCACCAAGAAGGCCAAAGCCAGGGATGACCCCTCTCCCAACCTACAGCTCAGGAGACACCTCAGTctatatccagcctttctccacGACACATCTGCCCTCTCCCATGGTAAGCAGCCTCAAGACACAACAGGGAACAAGGACAGAGATATCTGATGAAAAATACCAAGAATTACAAGGtggaagagaaagggaaagagaaagagcacAAGGAGAACCCAAAGGAAGACAAGAAAGGGCTCAAAACTCACCTTGTACCCAACAAGATGGAGCTGAAGGAGTGGATGGGAGAGTGAGGAGAAGGTGCTGCTTTTATACTGCTCCTGCACCGCCCCAGGCCCACAGGCACTGCACAGGGGCATTAATTTTCCTACACACTCATCTCCAAAGCACACTGTCCTCCCAAAtgccccaggctgtgctttgGTTTCTGTCAACGCTGCCATTTCATTTCCCCATTGCTGACATGACCATTAGGCCACAGACCATCTTTTGAAGTGTTGAGATGAGAAGCCTGAGGCTTTCCCCAGCACCATCACGTCAGtacaggcagaagatgggcccccatgtgctccagagggctgcagctgtgggcaaAAAAGTGGGGAGTGTTTTTACAAACCCCTGTGAGGAAACATGGTCATGTCTTCCCACCAATGCCATCCTCTCATGAGTACCTGAAGACTTCCCTCAGTGTGGGTGTGctgcctccctctccctccctgctgcctccctgctcaggccaCAGCTCACTGGGCATTGTCTCTCTGGGCAGCTTTGAGCTTTGGTGCATTGCTGGTTTCAAATGGCTTGCCAAGGAAAGCTTCTCCTTCAGGGAAGACATCTCCTGGTTTATTTGACAGAGTTTGTCTCCTCTCACTACCATCTCCGGGGCAGCCCAGGCCTGTGCTCTCCACAGGCTTGTGGAAGGAGAGAACTGTCCTATCAAAAACCCTTTGATCATCCAACAAATCCTGTGGGCTCAGGTTCCTCTGCTCTCAGCATCTTAGAGATATGTTGGCTGCTGGAACATCACTCTCCCCTTCTCCTCACCCCATgatgcattttggctgcacCCTGACCTGGGGAGCACACAAAATCCTCCCCAATTTTTCAAAACTCAGTGCTGAGAACACTCCTGTGCTGCCAAGCAGGTCAGGCTGAGAGCAATGGCCTTTGGAGTTGCCTGCTAGGGTGTGGGGATAGACCAGTACTTGAAGATGGTCTTCCTGGAAAAGAAGTGGAGTTACCCAAAGGATTGAGGCCTGGCAGGACCCTGAGGCCTGGCAGGATCCTGCAGTGCCAcatccctggggatgctcagggagggGATGCATTCAGAAGAGCCCTGGCTACAAAACCAGCTCTCAAAATACACCAAGGACTGATGCACTTCCCTGCCCCGCAGACATGGAGGCAGCTGGGGTGTGCCCCAGAGGGCAAGGGAATGCCTTCAGTAGGCAAATTTCCAGGGAGAGACTCTCCCTACCAGTGACAAGTCATGCTCTAATTGTGGGTTGGCTGTGTCAGCCTTTTGGTGCAAGGCCAAGGCAGAAGGGTGTGATGTCTGCAGGGCTGTCCAAGGCAGGGCTGAGTTCCCCTCCAGCAAgggcagctccatcctggcccAAGGAAAAGGGATGCTTGGCAGCTCCCTCACAGGTCAGGGATTTTTGCAGGATTGACAATGTGTACTGAAAAAGTGGCCTGTGCTAGTGTATCCTGCAGATTATGGTAGAAAATGTACAGAAAATTGTCATCAGACCCCTCTGACACAGAGGACAGTGAGGCCCAACCCTAATGGGATACTTCAGGAATCACAGGATTAGAGTGGGCAACAACCTCCTTCCACAAGCCTGCTGAGAGCACAGGCTGGGCTCCCCCAGAGATGGCAGTGAGAGGAGACAACTCTGCCAAATAAACCAGGAGATGTCTTTCCTGAAGGAGAAGATTTCCTTGGGCAAAGCCATTGGAAACCAGCAATGCACCAACCCTGCCTAGAGAGGCAATGCCCAATGaggcctgagcagggaggcagcagggagggagagggaggcagCACAAACACACTGAGGGAAGATTTCAGGTACTCATGAGGGCattgcttttgtgggaagatACGACCATGTTTCCTCACAGGGGTTTGTAGAAACACCCCACACATTTGCCCACAGCCCTCTGGAGCACATGGgggcccatcttctgcctgtaCTGACGTGATGGTGCTGGGGAAAGCCTCAGGCTTCTCATCTCAACACTTCAAAAGATGGTCTGTGGCCTAATGGTCATGTCAGCAATGGGGAAATGAAATGGCAGCGTTGACAGAAACcaaagcacagcctggggcaTTTGGGAGGACAGTGTGCTTTGGAGATGAGTGTGTAGGAAAATTAATGCCCCTGTGCAGTGCCTGTGGGCCTGGGGCGGTGCAGGAGCAGTATAAAAGCAGCACCTTCTCCTCACTCTCCCATCCACTCCTTCAGCTCCATCTTGTTGGGTACAAGGTGAGTTTTGAGCCCTTTCTTGTCTTCCTTTGGGTTCTCCTTGTGCTTTTActccttccttttctcttccacCTTGTAATTCTCTGGGATTTCTTATCAGGTATGTTTGCCCTTGTTCCCTGCTGTGTCTtgaggttgtgtggcagagggGAGATATGTTGTGGAGCAATCCTGGATATAGACTGAGGTGTCTCCTGAGCTGTAGGTTGGGAGAGGGGTCATCCCTGGCTTTGGCCTTCTTGGTGGTGCTCATAGGGGCTGAGAGAAAGGATCTCCCTCCTGGTGTGGAGAGGCTGCTCTTCAAACTCCCCTCACGTTCTGCTCCTCTGTTCCCTCTCTCCCAGGTgcacctgcagcccccagccatgTCCTGCTACCcccggtgccagccctgccagccctgtgggccCACCccactgggcagcagctgcaatgaGCCCtgtgtcaggcagtgccaggactCCACCGTGTTCATCCAGCCCTCGCCCGTGGtggtgaccctgcctgggcccatcctcagctccttcccccagaaCACCGCCGTGGgatcctccagctctgctgctgttggcaGCATCCTCAGCTCTCAGGgag
Protein-coding sequences here:
- the LOC141731578 gene encoding feather keratin 1-like; translated protein: MSCYPRCQPCQPCGPTPLGSSCNEPCVRQCQDSTVFIQPSPVVVTLPGPILSSFPQNTAVGSSSSAAVGSILSSQGVPISSGGFGLSGLGSGICGTRSLPC